One part of the Lotus japonicus ecotype B-129 chromosome 2, LjGifu_v1.2 genome encodes these proteins:
- the LOC130735124 gene encoding uncharacterized protein LOC130735124, whose product MPEPWLTWNVRGLGGTTKREIVKKAIQQLKPELLFIQETKLNEQRQRSIQKWAQGMKFRHVEVYSDGSAGGLLCMWKENNIQVLTVVTDTNFILLTLKIPNYEQPVMVGNVYGPHTVAERRVFFEALYNHILGHVGMVLLGGDFNAVLLGAERSSGGVLDAGDIIFQQFVQDSNLSDLPLMNWDYTWFSSRNDGLWSRLDRWLVSDEVILSFSNISQSVLEWNVSDHRAVSLLFGTPDAGPKPFYYFNHWVEENGFNELVESWWRSV is encoded by the coding sequence ATGCCGGAACCTTGGCTCACATGGAATGTCCGTGGGCTAGGAGGAACTACAAAAAGGGAGATTGTGAAGAAAGCAATTCAACAACTGAAGCCAGAATTACTTTTTATTcaagaaacaaaattaaatgaGCAACGACAACGATCAATACAGAAGTGGGCACAAGGTATGAAGTTCCGTCATGTGGAGGTTTATTCAGATGGATCCGCAGGAGGGCTTTTGTGCATGTGGAAGGAAAACAACATTCAAGTTCTGACAGTGGTGACTGATACTAATTTTATTCTGCTGACACTGAAAATACCAAATTATGAACAGCCAGTAATGGTGGGGAATGTTTATGGTCCACACACTGTGGCAGAGCGCAGAGTATTTTTTGAGGCACTGTACAATCATATCTTGGGGCATGTTGGCATGGTTCTCTTGGGTGGTGATTTTAATGCTGTTTTATTGGGTGCAGAACGATCTTCAGGAGGTGTTCTGGATGCAGGTGATATTATTTTTCAGCAGTTTGTGCAGGATAGTAATTTGTCAGACTTACCACTTATGAATTGGGATTATACCTGGTTCTCAAGTCGAAACGACGGTTTATGGAGTCGACTCGATAGATGGCTGGTGTCTGATGAGGTGATTTTATCTTTTTCTAATATTTCTCAATCAGTTTTAGAGTGGAATGTGTCTGACCACAGGGCTGTGTCTTTGCTGTTTGGTACTCCGGATGCTGGTCCAAAACCGTTTTATTATTTCAACCATTGGGTGGAGGAGAATGGTTTTAATGAGTTGGTGGAGTCTTGGTGGCGTTCTGTGTAA